The Ferrimicrobium sp. genome includes a window with the following:
- a CDS encoding aspartate-semialdehyde dehydrogenase: MRSAGTIAIVGATGQVGGVMRQILEERKVPFDHIRFFASPRSAGTVIEFDGRSIEVEDVKTADLRGIDYAVFSIGATASKVHAPRFVEAGAVVIDNSSAYRMDPNVPLVVPEVNPREVVRHPLGIIANPNCTTMIAMPPLAIIDRLFGLERVIAATYQAASGAGREGVAELDAELQRPNLAALTFDGGAVDFMSPVKFPAVLAGNVIPLAGDLHDGDTSEEEKFVNESRKILGLADLRCHVTCVRVPVFTGHSIAIVAECRDTPRVESFVDALRQEPGCQIVELPTPLASAGIDPVLIGRIRPDRSSTNGIAFFVSGDNLRKGAALNAIQVLEVLLRYKA, translated from the coding sequence ATGAGGAGCGCTGGAACCATTGCTATCGTAGGTGCAACCGGCCAAGTGGGTGGTGTGATGCGCCAGATCCTTGAGGAACGGAAGGTTCCATTCGATCACATTCGCTTCTTTGCATCCCCACGATCAGCAGGTACCGTCATCGAGTTTGATGGGCGGTCCATTGAGGTGGAGGACGTGAAGACAGCAGACCTTCGCGGGATCGATTACGCCGTCTTCTCGATCGGGGCGACCGCTTCCAAAGTGCACGCTCCTCGCTTCGTCGAGGCCGGAGCGGTCGTGATCGACAACTCATCAGCGTATCGGATGGACCCGAATGTCCCATTGGTGGTTCCGGAGGTCAATCCTAGGGAAGTTGTGCGCCACCCGCTTGGGATCATCGCTAATCCAAACTGCACGACGATGATTGCGATGCCTCCATTGGCGATCATCGATCGCCTCTTTGGCCTCGAACGCGTGATCGCTGCGACCTACCAGGCAGCCTCTGGGGCGGGCAGGGAAGGGGTGGCAGAACTTGATGCCGAACTGCAACGACCAAATCTTGCCGCACTCACCTTCGATGGCGGTGCCGTCGACTTCATGTCTCCGGTAAAGTTCCCAGCTGTACTTGCCGGAAATGTCATCCCCCTCGCAGGGGATCTTCACGATGGCGACACCTCTGAGGAGGAGAAGTTTGTCAATGAGTCCCGCAAAATTTTGGGGTTGGCTGATCTGCGCTGCCATGTTACCTGTGTAAGGGTACCGGTCTTTACGGGACACAGCATCGCGATTGTTGCAGAGTGCCGAGATACTCCCCGGGTGGAGTCGTTCGTGGACGCGCTCAGACAGGAACCAGGTTGTCAGATCGTTGAGCTGCCAACTCCTCTCGCTTCGGCTGGGATCGATCCAGTCCTGATTGGACGGATTCGACCCGACCGGTCATCGACAAATGGGATCGCCTTCTTTGTATCGGGGGATAACTTACGCAAAGGCGCGGCGCTGAATGCGATTCAGGTTTTGGAAGTATTATTGCGATATAAAGCTTAA